In Thermodesulfobacteriota bacterium, a single genomic region encodes these proteins:
- a CDS encoding calcium-binding protein, producing the protein MKAKFLSLIVILMLLSALLIPLRAGSQNQANSEAATNEDVVTGTDGNDKIDTGDGNDNVSGKGGNDFIESGEGDDLVSGGAGDDKIQGGAGDDYIMGNEGSDTVSDGPGSDFINLGPGNDTLVYYLDNNKGYKDYAVGGEGEDTLIIVSDDNLDDLMKNQIIKYYEQQNMVGADVGRLGKLNMTLGTSDFEHIMFATGFTF; encoded by the coding sequence ATGAAAGCTAAATTTTTATCCCTGATCGTGATTCTTATGCTCCTGTCCGCACTTTTAATACCGCTCAGAGCCGGTTCCCAGAATCAGGCAAATTCGGAGGCGGCAACGAATGAAGACGTCGTTACGGGCACGGACGGGAACGATAAAATAGACACGGGCGACGGAAACGACAACGTTTCGGGAAAGGGCGGGAACGATTTTATAGAATCTGGCGAGGGAGACGACCTCGTCTCGGGCGGAGCGGGTGACGACAAGATACAGGGCGGAGCGGGCGACGACTACATAATGGGAAACGAAGGCAGCGACACGGTCAGCGACGGGCCGGGGAGCGACTTCATAAACCTGGGCCCCGGCAACGATACGCTGGTTTATTACCTCGATAACAATAAGGGATACAAGGATTATGCGGTCGGCGGCGAAGGGGAAGACACTCTTATAATCGTGTCGGACGATAATCTCGACGATTTGATGAAAAATCAGATCATCAAATATTACGAGCAGCAGAACATGGTGGGCGCCGACGTCGGGCGTTTGGGAAAACTCAATATGACCCTGGGGACGAGTGACTTCGAGCACATAATGTTCGCGACCGGTTTCACATTCTGA
- a CDS encoding CAP domain-containing protein: protein MEDDSIKKLLTLNAVLFILLLIFAACDGGSGGGDSTPGSTNPPPASPPPDDLESAILELINEARAEGRDCGNEFFPAAPPLSWDDRLEAAALGHSLDMAENQFFGHEGSDGSDTGDRLMNEGYDPSAWGETILVGIEDEAAVVEAFLDSPDHCAILMDPVYEDVGAGAAEGMFQGSSTLYWTIDVATESN, encoded by the coding sequence GTGGAGGATGATTCGATCAAAAAGCTGCTCACTCTAAACGCGGTTCTTTTCATTTTACTTCTGATCTTCGCTGCATGCGACGGCGGGTCGGGCGGGGGCGACTCTACGCCCGGGTCGACTAACCCGCCCCCTGCGAGTCCCCCTCCGGATGATCTCGAGTCCGCTATACTCGAGCTCATAAACGAGGCGAGGGCGGAAGGGCGGGACTGCGGGAATGAATTCTTCCCGGCGGCTCCCCCGCTCAGCTGGGACGACAGGTTAGAGGCCGCGGCGCTCGGGCACTCGCTCGATATGGCCGAGAACCAGTTCTTCGGCCACGAGGGCTCGGACGGCTCCGACACGGGCGACAGGCTCATGAACGAAGGGTACGACCCGAGCGCATGGGGCGAGACCATACTCGTCGGTATTGAGGACGAAGCGGCCGTCGTTGAGGCCTTTCTGGATTCCCCTGACCACTGCGCGATATTGATGGACCCCGTATACGAGGACGTCGGCGCTGGCGCAGCCGAGGGCATGTTTCAGGGAAGCTCTACCCTCTACTGGACGATCGACGTCGCGACCGAGAGCAATTAA
- a CDS encoding ATP-binding protein: MTQDVKELGLITSGSLVEGLQMKLGTERSVEEVKAGKFVVIHGLYNQFFTLITDVRLDASSPDILVNPPSRDEELLRSVLSGTSAYATIELRPMLMLAHGDRELRPVKTIPPHFASVSEASSADVSTVFGKEDGKGRFFNIGTPLDMDIPVCINLDRFVERSNGIFGKSGTGKTFLTRVMLAGVIRYGKAVNLIFDMHNEYGWETESEDSKGFVKGLKQLFPEKVAIFSLDPGSTRKRGRKPDVEAFISLDQIDIEDIALLQDELQLNTTAIESAFAIYRRYGQRWLSELLSWEEDELADISKELGTHVQSLSAMRRKLNRIRALPFIVEDSVQSEGTIKKILDHLGRGISIVLEFGRSNSALAYLLAANIISRRIHDTYIDRTEKYHATKDSSDKPRQLMITIEEAHKFLNSQAAKQTIFGTIARELRKYSVTMLIVDQRPSGIDDEVISQVGTRITALLNDEKDIQSVLTGVSNTSGLRSVLASLDTKQQALILGHAVPMPVVVKTREYGEDFYKEISNAPEEGKGEEYIEELYG, encoded by the coding sequence ATGACTCAGGACGTTAAGGAACTCGGTCTCATTACGAGCGGCTCGCTCGTCGAGGGGCTTCAGATGAAGCTCGGCACAGAGAGGAGCGTCGAGGAGGTGAAGGCCGGGAAGTTCGTCGTCATTCACGGACTTTACAATCAGTTCTTCACACTAATCACGGACGTTAGGCTGGACGCCTCGTCCCCCGACATACTTGTCAATCCGCCTTCCCGTGATGAAGAGCTCCTGAGGAGCGTGCTCTCCGGCACGAGCGCATACGCGACGATCGAGCTTAGACCCATGCTGATGCTCGCGCACGGGGACCGTGAGCTCCGGCCTGTCAAGACCATCCCCCCGCATTTCGCATCAGTATCTGAAGCCTCGAGCGCTGATGTGAGCACCGTATTCGGCAAAGAGGACGGGAAGGGCAGGTTCTTCAACATAGGCACGCCGCTCGATATGGACATACCTGTCTGCATAAACCTCGACAGGTTCGTCGAGAGGAGTAACGGCATATTCGGAAAGAGCGGGACAGGTAAGACATTTTTAACCAGGGTCATGCTCGCGGGCGTCATCAGATATGGGAAAGCCGTGAACCTCATATTCGACATGCACAACGAGTACGGCTGGGAAACTGAGAGCGAGGACTCGAAGGGCTTCGTCAAGGGGCTCAAGCAGCTCTTTCCCGAGAAGGTCGCCATATTCTCGCTCGACCCCGGGTCGACCAGGAAGAGAGGGAGGAAGCCCGACGTCGAGGCGTTCATATCGCTCGACCAGATAGACATCGAGGACATAGCGCTCCTCCAGGACGAGCTTCAGCTCAACACGACGGCGATAGAATCCGCGTTCGCCATATACAGGCGGTACGGGCAGAGGTGGCTCTCCGAGCTCCTCTCGTGGGAGGAAGACGAGCTCGCGGACATATCGAAAGAGCTCGGCACGCACGTACAGTCCCTCTCCGCAATGAGGAGGAAGCTCAACAGGATCAGGGCGCTCCCGTTCATAGTGGAGGACAGCGTTCAGAGCGAAGGGACGATCAAGAAAATACTCGACCACCTCGGGCGCGGGATAAGCATAGTGCTCGAGTTCGGAAGGAGCAACAGCGCGCTCGCGTACCTGCTTGCGGCGAACATCATATCGAGAAGGATCCACGATACATATATAGACAGGACAGAGAAATACCACGCGACGAAAGACTCTTCCGATAAGCCCCGGCAGCTCATGATCACGATCGAGGAAGCGCACAAGTTCCTGAATTCCCAGGCGGCGAAGCAGACCATATTCGGGACTATAGCGAGGGAGCTGAGAAAGTATTCGGTGACGATGCTCATAGTCGACCAGAGGCCTTCGGGTATAGACGACGAGGTTATTTCGCAGGTGGGGACGAGGATAACGGCGCTCCTTAACGACGAGAAGGACATACAGTCCGTGCTCACGGGAGTGAGCAACACGTCCGGGCTGAGGTCCGTTCTCGCGAGCCTCGATACGAAGCAGCAGGCCCTGATTTTAGGGCACGCAGTTCCGATGCCTGTCGTGGTGAAGACGAGGGAGTACGGGGAGGACTTCTATAAGGAGATCTCAAATGCTCCAGAAGAAGGGAAGGGGGAGGAGTACATAGAGGAGCTCTACGGATAA
- a CDS encoding gamma carbonic anhydrase family protein has product MIYSLGERRVEIKGGDYYIADNAVVIGSVIIHNNVSIWYNAVIRGDYEPITILEDTNIQDGVVIHTDAGIPATIGRGVTVGHQAMLHGCTIGDNSLIGINAVLLNNSVIGKNCIIGANCLITQGKVIPDNSMVLGSPGKVVREVTPAEIEDLRSSAGHYVKNFKRFKKELKRQD; this is encoded by the coding sequence TTGATATATTCACTCGGAGAGCGAAGGGTCGAAATAAAAGGCGGCGATTACTACATCGCCGATAACGCGGTCGTTATAGGCTCGGTGATAATCCACAACAACGTAAGCATCTGGTATAACGCCGTCATCAGGGGCGATTACGAGCCCATAACGATACTCGAAGATACCAATATCCAAGACGGGGTCGTGATACACACGGACGCAGGGATTCCGGCTACGATAGGCAGAGGCGTGACTGTTGGCCATCAGGCCATGCTCCACGGGTGCACGATAGGGGACAACAGCTTGATAGGTATAAACGCGGTGCTGCTCAATAACTCCGTAATAGGGAAGAACTGCATCATCGGGGCCAACTGCCTCATAACGCAGGGAAAGGTCATACCCGACAACTCCATGGTGCTGGGCTCCCCGGGGAAAGTCGTAAGGGAAGTCACGCCCGCCGAGATAGAGGATTTGAGATCGTCGGCCGGGCACTACGTAAAGAATTTCAAGCGGTTTAAAAAAGAGCTCAAGAGGCAGGACTAG
- the ispE gene encoding 4-(cytidine 5'-diphospho)-2-C-methyl-D-erythritol kinase, producing MGSITLLSPAKVNLTLEVLGKRPDGYHDIRSLMQPVDLFDEVTVETTGGEGIEIRSSGIDIPRDKSNLAWKAAELFLGESRLDTGIAISIKKKIPPGSGLGGGSSNAAAVLTGLSRITDTLSEETLFGISPRLGADVAFFLRSVASVAEGIGERITVIKDFPLLYYVILCPNLHVSTVDVYTKWDEMNTGAAVEKPSFDIDKAVERFKGEGADLPLRNDLEAPAFELYPEIKAYKQILCSLGVKNVLMTGSGSAVYAVFREEFDAYEIYEYLKTSPTFQVFFATGIRGWHRLI from the coding sequence ATGGGCTCGATAACACTTCTCTCACCGGCAAAGGTCAATCTCACTCTCGAGGTCTTGGGGAAAAGACCCGACGGATACCACGATATCAGGTCGCTCATGCAGCCCGTCGATCTCTTCGACGAGGTGACGGTTGAGACGACCGGAGGCGAAGGAATCGAAATCAGGTCGAGCGGTATCGATATCCCCCGGGACAAGAGCAACCTCGCCTGGAAGGCAGCCGAGTTGTTTCTCGGAGAGAGCCGTCTCGACACGGGCATTGCCATATCGATAAAAAAGAAGATACCTCCCGGCTCGGGCCTCGGCGGAGGGAGCAGCAATGCGGCGGCCGTCCTCACGGGGCTGAGCAGGATCACGGACACGCTGTCCGAGGAAACCCTATTCGGCATTTCCCCCAGGCTCGGCGCGGACGTGGCTTTTTTCCTGCGGTCGGTCGCATCGGTAGCTGAAGGCATAGGGGAGCGTATAACAGTAATCAAAGACTTTCCCCTTCTTTACTACGTCATACTCTGCCCTAACCTCCATGTATCGACGGTCGATGTCTACACGAAATGGGACGAAATGAATACCGGAGCAGCCGTCGAGAAACCATCATTCGATATCGATAAAGCAGTCGAGCGGTTCAAGGGAGAGGGCGCAGACCTCCCGCTCCGTAACGATCTCGAGGCGCCCGCGTTCGAGCTATACCCGGAGATAAAGGCATACAAGCAGATACTTTGCTCGCTCGGCGTGAAGAACGTCCTCATGACCGGGAGCGGCTCCGCAGTATACGCAGTATTCAGGGAAGAGTTCGACGCATACGAGATCTACGAATACCTGAAAACGAGCCCGACGTTTCAGGTCTTTTTCGCGACTGGCATCAGGGGATGGCACAGGCTGATTTGA
- a CDS encoding DUF427 domain-containing protein → MSRHRIEPGPGQESVWDYPRPPRVEYSRKHVEVFFNNILIADSTDAVRVLETSSPPVYYIPRGDIEMKFLIPGGKMTVCEWKGAASYYTVSVHGKRAENAAWHYPDPAHGYEVIKDHIAFYPQMMDACYLDGELVKAQPGRFYGGWITADIVGPFKGGPGTEGW, encoded by the coding sequence ATGAGCCGCCATCGAATAGAACCCGGACCAGGACAGGAATCCGTATGGGACTACCCGAGACCGCCGCGTGTCGAATATTCCCGTAAGCACGTAGAGGTCTTTTTCAATAATATCCTGATCGCGGACTCGACGGACGCCGTACGTGTCCTCGAGACAAGCAGTCCTCCCGTCTATTACATACCCCGCGGGGATATAGAGATGAAGTTTCTGATCCCGGGCGGCAAAATGACGGTTTGCGAATGGAAGGGCGCGGCGTCCTATTATACGGTCTCGGTCCACGGCAAACGCGCGGAAAACGCCGCCTGGCACTATCCCGATCCGGCGCACGGTTACGAAGTCATTAAAGACCACATAGCCTTTTATCCGCAGATGATGGACGCATGTTACCTCGACGGGGAGCTTGTTAAAGCCCAGCCCGGGAGATTTTACGGCGGATGGATAACAGCGGACATCGTAGGCCCTTTCAAAGGAGGACCCGGAACGGAGGGGTGGTAA